From the genome of Candidatus Chlamydia corallus, one region includes:
- the gatC gene encoding Asp-tRNA(Asn)/Glu-tRNA(Gln) amidotransferase subunit GatC — protein sequence MEQFRLDREEILLLAKASALQLSEELIQEYQTSLSAVIVSMKEAISIDVDDIGLFEPLLMHVVNVEDLREDAVISDFNQEEFLRNVPESLGGLVKVPAVIK from the coding sequence ATGGAGCAATTTCGTTTGGATAGGGAAGAAATTTTACTTTTGGCAAAGGCCTCAGCATTACAACTCTCCGAAGAGCTTATCCAGGAATATCAGACTTCTTTAAGCGCTGTGATTGTCTCTATGAAAGAAGCAATTTCCATAGATGTTGATGACATAGGTTTATTCGAACCTCTTTTAATGCATGTAGTGAATGTTGAGGATTTGAGAGAAGACGCGGTGATCTCTGATTTCAATCAAGAGGAATTTTTACGTAATGTTCCAGAATCTTTAGGAGGATTAGTGAAAGTTCCTGCGGTAATCAAGTAA
- a CDS encoding DUF378 domain-containing protein gives MLGKIIRGLSSLVVILSALNVGIIGITHNKLNIIAKLCGGISTPATQITYIVIGIAGVICLLSFCPFCSKKSRCSQGESCSSGSCHSHHSDKN, from the coding sequence ATGCTGGGCAAAATTATTCGAGGACTATCCTCTCTTGTTGTTATTCTTTCCGCATTGAACGTGGGAATTATAGGAATTACTCACAATAAATTAAATATTATTGCCAAGTTGTGTGGAGGCATTTCTACTCCCGCCACCCAAATTACCTATATTGTCATTGGAATCGCTGGTGTCATTTGCTTGCTAAGCTTTTGTCCCTTCTGCAGCAAGAAATCTCGATGTTCACAAGGAGAGAGCTGCTCTTCAGGAAGCTGCCACTCTCATCATTCTGACAAAAACTAG
- a CDS encoding DUF2608 domain-containing protein — translation MGWHFFIVLALCLYKVVSIEAVVIEITDVQAVHKFAKEKTLVCFNIEDTVVFPKQMIGQSAWLYHRETDLKTTLSEEEAKEQAFLEWMGISFVVDYELMSTNLRNVLTGLSLKRSWVLGISQRPVHLIKNTLRVLHFLNIDFTSCPAICEDGWLSQPRTKEKPEQVMAIEKNILFVGALKHGLGIDEALEIFLSGITSCPSQIIYVDHNRERLRSVDAFCKKANIYFIGMLYTPAKQRVENYNPQLAAIQWSKLRNNFSDEYYESLLSYVKRKG, via the coding sequence ATGGGATGGCATTTTTTTATTGTACTGGCTTTATGCCTATATAAAGTAGTTTCGATTGAAGCAGTGGTAATTGAAATTACTGATGTTCAGGCAGTCCATAAGTTTGCCAAAGAGAAAACTTTGGTCTGTTTCAATATTGAAGATACCGTGGTCTTTCCAAAACAGATGATAGGTCAGTCTGCATGGCTGTACCATAGAGAAACAGACCTTAAGACAACACTCTCTGAAGAGGAAGCCAAAGAACAAGCATTTCTTGAGTGGATGGGTATTTCTTTTGTTGTCGATTATGAATTGATGAGCACTAACTTAAGGAATGTACTCACAGGCTTGTCTTTGAAACGATCTTGGGTATTAGGAATTTCTCAGAGACCTGTGCATTTGATAAAAAATACTCTTCGAGTTCTACATTTTTTAAACATAGACTTTACCTCCTGCCCAGCAATTTGTGAAGATGGTTGGCTCTCTCAACCTAGGACGAAGGAAAAACCCGAACAGGTGATGGCTATAGAAAAGAATATTTTGTTCGTTGGAGCTCTGAAACATGGTTTGGGCATTGACGAAGCTCTTGAAATTTTTCTAAGTGGGATAACTTCTTGCCCTAGCCAAATCATCTATGTGGATCATAATCGAGAGCGCTTGCGTTCCGTTGATGCTTTTTGTAAAAAAGCAAATATTTATTTCATAGGGATGCTCTACACTCCAGCAAAGCAGCGTGTAGAAAATTACAATCCCCAACTTGCTGCTATCCAATGGTCGAAGCTTCGTAATAATTTTTCCGATGAATATTATGAATCCCTGTTAAGCTATGTCAAGAGGAAAGGCTAG
- a CDS encoding DUF2608 domain-containing protein yields MLKIQKKRIRVGVVTAAGVILSFFNSVDAAPKKKKIPIEIVYSFATVSSYLEKEDASTLFCVDVDRGLLQHPYLGSPGWYETRRRQLFKSFGNEPQGNERVEEEALVIDIFRKKDCLESNIPDQIEAIFMNSSAFTLGVSSSGVTAIPATLHSLLQQNINFERRSISSESHLLKIQSAPSEASLFYRGILFCGETIIVDALSQLFAQLNFSPKKMIFLGEDPEAIQAIGAACIGWGINFLGLVYYPAQKSLFSYAHPYSTAAELQGAEALQIISDEVAQLTLDALAKTN; encoded by the coding sequence ATGTTGAAAATCCAGAAAAAGAGAATACGTGTTGGCGTAGTAACAGCAGCAGGCGTCATATTGAGTTTCTTCAATTCTGTAGACGCAGCTCCAAAAAAAAAGAAGATTCCTATAGAGATTGTTTATTCCTTTGCTACAGTCTCTTCTTATCTAGAAAAAGAAGACGCAAGTACACTATTTTGTGTCGATGTGGATCGTGGACTTCTCCAGCATCCTTACTTAGGTAGCCCAGGATGGTATGAAACTAGACGTAGGCAGTTATTTAAATCGTTTGGCAACGAACCTCAGGGTAACGAACGTGTAGAAGAAGAAGCTCTTGTTATTGATATTTTCAGGAAAAAAGATTGCCTAGAGAGCAATATTCCAGACCAAATAGAAGCTATTTTTATGAATTCCTCTGCCTTCACATTGGGAGTTTCCTCCTCTGGTGTAACAGCAATTCCTGCTACTTTGCATAGTTTGCTTCAGCAGAATATAAATTTCGAAAGACGCTCTATATCATCCGAAAGTCACCTTTTGAAGATACAAAGTGCCCCCTCAGAGGCATCTCTTTTTTATCGAGGTATTCTTTTCTGTGGAGAAACTATAATCGTTGATGCTTTAAGTCAACTATTTGCCCAACTGAACTTTTCTCCTAAAAAAATGATCTTTCTAGGAGAAGATCCTGAGGCAATCCAAGCTATTGGCGCTGCTTGTATAGGTTGGGGCATCAACTTTTTAGGATTGGTATACTATCCTGCTCAAAAGAGTCTTTTTTCTTACGCTCATCCCTACTCTACGGCGGCAGAGCTCCAAGGAGCCGAGGCTTTACAAATAATTTCGGATGAAGTCGCACAGCTTACTTTAGATGCTCTTGCGAAAACAAATTAA